A window of Candidatus Nitrospira allomarina genomic DNA:
CCGGAGGAAGCGCGAACTTATCTGGACTGGTTACGCTCGACACTTCCAGGTCGTGATGCGCTGATGCAGGAATATCTCCCCGGCCCGGAATATGGCATCGGAGTGATCGGCAATCTTGAAACGGGTTTCTGTATCCTGCCCACCCTTGAGGTCGATTTCTCACGGCTTCCCTCAGGCCTCGATCCGATCTTGTCCTTTGAATCGAAGGCCTATCCGGACTCGCCCTACTGGACAGACATCAAATTCAAACAGGCTGTTCTCGATCCGGGTCTTGAGGATCGAATGAAAGACTGGGTTCGGATCTTGTTCCGGAGGTTTCAGTTGCGTGACTATGCACGGTTTGATTTTCGTGTCGGATCGGACAATATGCCGAAACTGATGGAGGTGAATCCGAATCCCGCGTGGGCTTACGACGGGAAGCTGGCCTTTATGGCGGGATTTGCGGGAATCAAATATGGAGAGATGTTACACAAGATTCTCCAGGCGGCCATTACCCGGCAATCAGTCGCAACCAATTAGAGAAGCGACCGTGGAATCGCCAGTGCCCAGTCATGTCGTTTGATCAGTTGATCGCCGTGATAGGCTTCCAATTCTCCCGCAAACTGAAAGGTTTCGGTCGTGGCGGTGAGCCGTGTCCGACATTCCAGCCAAATCGACCAGTCCCGTCGTTTCAAGTGGGCGGTCTGTGTGAGTTCCGTTTGAGCCGACAGCGCATCCTTTTCAAGAATCCGATATCGTTTAAAGAGGGTGTATCCCACATCGAGATCAATCTCTTCAATCCTGGCGTGTGAGGCGCCGTCAAATTCTCCCCCGTCACTTCGTAACGTGTAGACCATTTCGTTGCTTGCCAGATCGATTTCAATGGTTCGCCGCATGCTGAGCTGCCGGAGTTTTTTATGCGGGGTGCCGGGCGCGGCTTCGGGTGGCCCGAACGGCCGTAGCGCTTCGTCTTCCTGGCGGGGAGGGCGCACGGGAAGGGTTACATGGCTCATGCCAGTGCGGACGGTCAACGTCACGGGAACAGGTGGCGGCCAGGCAATCGGCCAATAACTGGTGGACAGTGAGAGCCTGATCCGGGAGCCCGGAGGGAACGCATGGGCAAAGTCGTTGAGTTGCACCCGTACCTGATACCATTTACCCGGTTCGAGCGGTTGAGGTGTTTCATGACTCTCCCGATGCGTGAGATTCAATAGTCCATATGTGACACGCAGAACCGATCCGTCGGGAGCGACTTCTCCCAGACGGACAGCGATCATTGCCACCGGTTGATTAACGCACAAATCCAGTTCCACGACCGGTGCGCCCAAGACTTCAAGTCGTTCGGTGAGTGGATCGCTATCGAAGACGAGCGAACCGCCATCGTCGGGTCGTTGATCGCGCGGCATTTCCCCATCCGCGCCGAAACCGCACCATTCTCCGGACCGGACCCCGGTAGTCTGGGGAGAGCAAAACGACAATTCCGTGGGTTTCTCAGGAAGAGGGGAGAGATGTCCCGGTTCCAAAAACCACCGTTGCTCGTTGATGCGAGGACTCGGCCAGGTCTCTTCCGCTACCCATCTGCCGGGCCAGACGGCGTATTGGGGTTGTGGGGTCTGACTCTCTTGCATCCATACTCGAAATGCGGGTTCATCCATGATTCCTGTTTCCTCGCCCTTCAACCAGTGGTTCCACCACCGGACCGCTTCCTGCAGAAAGCCGATGGCCGGGCCGGGGACGCCGTCCTGTGGAAAGACATGGGCCCAGGGACCGATGAGCGATTTTTTCGGACAGGAAAGATGGGTCATCAATCGGGGAATGGCATTGGTATAGCCATCGGCCCAGCCACCAATGGCATAGACGGGACAGCGAATGGCGTCGTAATTTTCGCACACCGAGCCATGTTTCCAATAATTGTCCCGCGATTGGTGCCGCATCCAGACCACAGGAAACGGTTCGAGATTGTTTAACCGTTGTTGCCACATGTCCCACCATTGGTCACCGACAATTTCCGGATCGGGTGGCAGCGCCGAGTAGAGGGTCAGCATGGAACCCCATTGCATATTTTCGTTCAAGAGGCAGCCGCCCATATAATGCGCGTCATCGGCGTACCGGTCATCCGTTGAACACAAGGTCATGATGGCTTTCAAATTCGACGGATTCCTGGCAGCGATCTGGAGGGCATTAAATCCGCCCCACGAAATCCCCATCATCCCGATCGCGCCCGAACACCAGGGTTGTTTCGCGATCCAGGTGATCACTTCCAAGGCGTCGTCATGCTCCTGATGGGAGTATTCATCATGCAGGATCCCTTCTGAATCCCCTGATCCTCGAATATCCACGCGAATACTGGCATACCCATGCGCCGCAAAATACCGGTGGATGGGCTCGTCCCGTGATCGCATAAAGTCCCGTTTACGATAGGGGATGTATTCCAAAATGGCCGGAACCGGCTCCGTATCGGCGGTCTTCGGTAACCAGATGCGTGCGGCGATTCGGCATCCGTCCGACATCGTAATCCAGGTGTTTTCGATTTCGGTAATGCGGTCGAGGATGGTGTAATCGATAAGCATCAAAACTCTCTGAGTTATTCGACAGTCTGTTCATGGCGTTCCGCAGCGGAGTCGCGGAGAGTTTTTGGAGCGGGGGGGCGATTGGGTTGAAACTGATGAGTGGACCAAAAACTCAATGCCAGCTTTTTTCTGACTTCAAATCCCGTTTCAAGATCCCAGCAGTTGACGATAGCCAGACGAAATCCGCCTGGCGGCATGGAGTGGTCCTTCGGTGGTTTCTCTTCATGGAACGTGATCTGAATGCTGGAGACGTGTGGTGTTTGGCGCAACTGGGCAATCACCTCTTTGGGTGGATGCTGATAATGGACGCCATGGGCGCCAAACAAGACGACACTGTACCCTTCCTGTCGATGGGAATCATCAAATTGCCATTGTTCTTCCGCATACAGCCGAACGAGGGACCCAACCCAACCGGCGCCGTACAAATCCGGCCATTGGTCTGCAAATCGTAAATGTACCTCGATGATTTTGCCACCGATCGTCTCGAAGTTAATCATGCCGGTGTATCCGGCAAGATGCCGGCGCAGCCAGTCGTCACAGTAGGCTTCGATGGTTGGAATTGGCGTTGCCAACACCGTCCAATAATCGAACATTCCTCCTTCCAACGGTTTGCCCGTGGCATGTCGCCACCAGTGGGGTTCGCCCTTAACCACCGCGACGTCGCTGGACACATGATCGCCTTGGAGTAACGGCATCCACATGTGTCCCGGCCGTTCCAAATGTTTGTATTCTTTTAATGAACGCAACACGCGGCTCCCGGCACCCATGCCGCGCATGTTGTAAATCGGTTTGGAAAACACGGGAAAGAAGGATGGATCCAGCCCATGCGGAGCACACGGCAGGTTCTGGCTCTCGGCAATCATCAGTTTGTTATAGATCCACTTATACTGTGGGTACCATGCCCAGGCATCGCCGTCTTCGGTAGGGATGTTGACTTCCGGCGGGCATGGAATGCCCTCGAAAAATTGCATTCTCCAGGGATCAGCTTCACAAATCGGCATGCTGGCCTCATCCTTTCATCATTCATCTGACATGGAACCCCTACCATACTTATTGAGATGAAGTCATGCAATACGATTGTTTGCTTCCGTCGGAGGCAGGTTCATCAAATTGTCTTGTTCCCGGGCGATTCTCTTTTCTAAGTTTTTAACCATACCCCTCACATAATCTTTTGAACGATCGCGTACAGGTCGGCGGGGACTTCTCCTGCCAGGTCAGACACAAATGGACAAAATCCAACCACTTATTTTGTTCATAAGGGATTCCCCGGAGTTTTCTGAGACCAGACGAAACCCCGGTCGAAAAGAGAAAAGTATCCATTACATTCAGAATGATTATGTTTCATGATGACAGAAGTTTTGTTCAAGGTCTTATAAACGCTCAGGTGCTTCGATGAATTAATTGATAAATCTGAGTAGGCCGGAATACAGCCATTCTTTTGCCAATCATTACTATCACCTTTAATCGAGAGGATCTCCCATGAGTTTTTTTAGCAAAATCCTTGATAAGCTCGGTTTCAGTGGTTCCGAAGCACAGGCTGCTCCGGCGCCGCAATCACCTGCCCCAAAAACCCCGGCTCCGCAGGCCGCCCCGGCATCTCCTGCTCCTTCACCTGGAGCCACGGTGGTGGATGTCAAAGGGAAACTTGAAGGCCTTGCAGCCTCGAACCCCCAAAAGCTTAATTGGAAAACGTCGATTGTGGATCTGCTGAAGCTCCTGGATCTCGATAGCAGTTTCACAGCTCGTAAGGAACTCGCAACTGAGCTCGGATGCCCCGCTGACAAAATGGGGGATTCCGCCCAGATGAATATGTGGTTGCATAAAACCGTGTTGCAAAAACTTGCCGATAACGGCGGCAATATTCCGAAGGAACTTTTAGACTAGTGGCGTAAGCAACCAGAGTAACCAGACCTGCCCACGTAGGCATTTGCTGGAAGAGAAAGACGGTAAACAGTCAGTGCAAAGGATTTTGACCTGAAAGGGGACAATAAGGATTTTGGTCTGATGGCCGGATAAGTCCTATAGAATGCCGTGGACCCCACACTTCATCTATGAATGTTGCTGAATCGAAAACACTTTCTGACGTTTTTGATTGTTTTTCATACCTGAGATGTCATGGTTTTCGTCGATTGACTAAAAGCTGCACCGCCTAAGATGGATGCTACTCACCGGCCTCCTCCGATTTATGCTTCTGCCGGCCAAGGAAAGTGAGGACAGTGCCAACCCGCCATGCCCCCATTCATGAGGGACGGTGGGGATAATCGCTGGTGGATGGTTCGAAAACCACCGCTTTGAGAGAGAAAGGTATCAGTCTTGCTCGCCGTATCTGGAGACGCATAAACGGTCGGTTACTGAACGGCGACAGTCCACTTTTTCTCCGGGAGGAACCTATGGCTGAGAATACTGATATGACGAAATCCGTGGGAGATGCCCCACAAACAATCGATCTGGACCCCGGGGTACTGGTGGAACGCATTGATGGCTGGGTCGATGGCGCGTTCCGCATGTTGCCCAATATCGCTGTCGGGCTGGTCGTGCTCCTCCTATTTTACGGGCTGGGAACATTTGCCGGATACCTCGTTCGAAAACAAATGGCTCGTCATTCACGTGACAATCTTGGCGAGGTCCTCGGCAGTTTTGTGCAGTGGGCGCTCGTCATTCTGGGTTTCCTCATGGCAGCGACCATCGTCCTTCCGACCTTGAAGCCCGGCGATCTCATTGCTGGGTTAGGCGTAAGTTCTGTGGCGATCGGTTTTGCTTTTAAGGATATTCTGCAAAACTGGCTAGCGGGGATGCTCATTCTGTTACGTCAACCGTTCGAAATTAACGATCAGATCGAAGTAAAGGGGCGCGAGGGAACCGTGGAACGAATTGAAACCAGGGCAACGATCATCAAAACCTATGACGGACAGCGGATTGTCATACCGAACAGCGATATTTATACCAATGCCGTCCTGGTCAAGACGGCGCATGAGAAGCGGCGCAGTCAATATGATGTCGGTATTGGATATGGGGATAGTATTGAGGATGCTCTCGACGTGATACGGGAAGCCGTGGCAGGCGTCGCGAACGTCCAGCGTGATCCTCCCCCGGAAGCATTTGTATGGGCTCTGGACACCAGCTGGGTCACCATCCGGGCGCGATGGTGGACTGAGAGTCGTCGAGCCGACGTGATACAAGTTCAGGCCGAGGTCCTGACGGCCATCAAAAATGCGTTAGACAAGGCCGGCATCGATATGCCGTACGAAACGCAGGTCCAGCTATTTCATGATCAAACGGAAAGTCGGGACGGTGATCGCGCCGCGCAGCGGGAAGGATGGCCTGCACCCAAGGACGGAACCACCCAGCCACGTTGGAAAGCAGAGGCCACGCGGCGAGAGGCACTTACCATGAAATCATCACAGTAAGGCGCAATCATATCTACCCAGGTCACGAGATAGTCGCCACCCATGGCTATGATAGGTCGAGTGAATTCGGTCATGGTTTTCAAGGAGGAAATGCAACCAAGCAAGCCCTTTAAGGGTAGAGATCAAAAATCATGTTAGTCCCCCGGAACGAGGAAATGGGAGACGAATATAGATGACTCTTCATGAAGTTGTGGGGTATTGAGAGGAAATTAAAGAATTCTGAAATTATTTCAAGAATATGCCATGAACCCGGCAAGTTCATTGGCTCCAGCGAAAAGGTAATTATGGATACGTTACAGGTGAAAACAAAGAACCTTAAAGATATTGTGAATCTCACCCCGAAATTGAATAGGATCATACAAAATGCGGATTTTCAAAATGGCTTGTGCCACGTCTTTTTGCCGCATACCACGGCTGCGCTCACAACCGGTGAAATAGGAGAGGGCACGGAGGAAGATCTTCTCGAAGTGGCCGAAAAAATCATTCCACAAATCAACTTTCGTCATGCCCATGATCCCTCCCATGCCTGGTCTCATATGGCGGGATCTTTAATCGGAGCGTCGTTGACCTTGCCAGTGATGGACGGTGAACTGCGTTTGGGTACCTGGCAATCAGTCTTATTAGTTGAACTAGATGGCCCACGGGAACGCCAGCTTGTGGTGAGTTTAGCTCCTACATCGTGAAGCCAATGACATTGAGGATTCCAGGTTGAGAGGAAAGTGAAAATGGCTTCATGCGCGAGCATGGTGGCCAGCGCACCATCGTTCGTTAACGGATTCCGAACATCCAGGATCTATCTTGGAAGTTCTCTAAATTTTCCACGGTCTGAATTCCAATTCGCCATGCATTATAAAGGAGACCATGCAGTTTCGTAGCCGTTTCAGTGCAGTAATCTCTCCTTGCATTGCACGAGCGATAATTTGAGAGTTTCTTGAGGCCGGCATATTGGCTGATGAATGGTACCGGAACAGACGAATTTTCTGATGAAAATAGAAAAGTATCCATTTCAATCTCATGAGAACGTCACCTTATAATGTGAAAGTTGGGCAACGTGTTCTAAACGTTTAGCTCGTCCATTACCACTTAAAGATTAATTGAGCAGAGAAGGTTAAAATCGTGTGACCGTGAAGGCATCACCTGCGCCTTTAGACAATCCGAATATTTCGGCGAAAGCTGCCGGACTACGCTATGTCACGGATGAATGCCCGGGCCTAGTACGGAAGCGAGCAGGAAAAGGATTTCGTTATGTTGGACATAACGGCCGACAAGTCCGTAATCCTCACGTACTAGGGCGCATTAAAGCTTTGGCCATTCCGCCTGCGTGGCAGGATGTGTGGATTTGTTCGAACCCGGACGGACACCTACAGGCTACGGGACGGGATTCGAAAGGCCGTAAGCAATATCGGTATCATCCGCAGTGGAGGAGAATTCGGGATGAGGCTAAATATGAACATCTGACGGCTTTTGCCCAAGCATTGCCTCGTATTCGGAGGATCGTTAAAAGGGATCTTTCTCAAAAAGGGTTACCGCGAACCAAAATTCTGGCGACGATCGTCCGGCTTCTTGAAACTTCTTTGATTCGAGTCGGAAACGTAGCCTATGCGCGTGACAATGAGTCCTTCGGGTTAACAACCATGAGGGACCGGCATGTCAAGGTGAAGGGCTCCACCCTCACATTTCAATTTAAAGGGAAAAGTGGCATCGATCACGCCGTCGATCTTACCGATCCACGGTTAGCGAAAATCGTCAGGCAATCGCAAGAGCTACCCGGCTATGAACTCTTTCAATATCTCGATGAGAATGGTGCCAAGCAATCCATCGAATCCACGGATGTGAACGCGTATCTCAGGGAAATTACCGGACAGGATTTTACCGCCAAGGATTTTCGCACGTGGGCCGGGACAGTCCTGGCGGCCAGAGCCCTTCAGGAGTTTCAATCGTTTGACTCTCAAGCTCAGGCAAAACGAAATGTGGTACGGGCCATCGAGTCTGTGGCCAAACGACTGGGTAATACGAAAGCGGTCTGTCAGAAATGTTATGTCCACCCTCATGTGCTGAACGCGTATATGGAAGGCACTCTCCTCCAAACACTTCGCAAACGGGTGAATCGGGAACTTTCTCAATCGCTTCGTGGGTTACCTGCGGAGGAAGCGGCTGTGTTGACGTTGCTTCAACAGCAATTAAAGTCTGAAAAACGGCCAAACAAGAATACATCCAGGAACGGAAAGATGTAACGCAACCCCCACTGGTTGTCCGTATGTGTACATTCCCGAACGGGAAACCCCAGGGCCCGATAGATCAAAATTATTAAAGGATGAGGAGATTGACTAAATGATACAAGCGGTAATTTTTGATGTTGATGGCACGCCTATGGATACGAATTATTTACATGTGGAGGCCTGGGCCCGTGCCTTTTCGGTCGTCAAGCATCCAGTACCACGTGCCGCAATCCATCGGCAGATTGGTAAGGGATCGGACCTGATGCTGGGTGCGCTTCTTACGGATGAGGCTTTACACGAACGGGCCAATGAATTACACAGTCAATTTTTTGACGAGTTGAAAGATCATACCTATCCTTTGCCTGGAGCCAAAGAAATCCTTGCAACTCTCTCATCGCAAGATATCGCCATCTGGCTGGCGACGAGTGCAAAGTCAGAAGAATTGGAACATCATGTTCAAGCACTGGGGGCAAAGGATAAGCTGGCCGGGCTGGTGTCCTCGGCGGATGTAGAGAGTGCGAAGCCCGCACCGGATATTTTTCAACTCACTCTGGAGCGGGCGGGATGTTCCCCGAAGGAGAGCATTGTGATCGGTGACACGATTTGGGATATTCAATCCGCTCAAGGCTGCGGACTTCAGACGATTGCGGTTAGAACCGGAGGAGCCTTTAGTCGAGAGGAACTCCATGCGGCTGGGGCGGTGGCTGTATACCAGGATTGTGCAGAGCTTCTGGCATCCGGGTTTCCCACTAATTTTGAAGCGAGATAGGAAGGAAGGCCTTTCTGGGATAGGTGTTTAACTGCAACCGGATTCCGGACGAAATCCCATCTTTGGTCATTCTGCTCACGTGGTAGCTGAAAACATGACGAGTCAGCGAGGGAAAAACCTGTTCCCAACGATCCGGGGATAATTGCTGACGTCATGTGTCCCCGCGTCGGGTAATCACCCGATAGAGCCAGAGAAACAGGATGGCCCCGATAACGGCCATCACAAACCCGACGGGGTCGTCCTGTCCATACATGCCGATCATTCGCCCGAGCATTCCACCGAAGAGCGCCCCAATGATTCCGATAGCGACAGTGGCGAAAAACCCTCCAGGATCTTTTCCGGGCATTAAGAGTTTTCCAACCACTCCCACAATTAACCCAAAGACGATCCAACCGATGACACTCATACTTCAACCCTCCTATTTAATGATTGGGTTCACCGGTTCTTTTGGGTGTCCCGTCTCTGCTTTAACCAAAAGACCGACCTGTTCCTGATAGTTTTCTCGGTAAATTTGGAAGACCGCGAGCGCGATCCCAAGCAGAATGGGACCCAGAAACAATCCGATGAAGCCGAAATACGCGAGGCCCCCTAATGAGGCGAAGAAGAGAAACAGAACGGGTAGGTCCGCTTTGGATCCGACGAGGAAAGGTTTTAGTAAATTATCCATGAGACCGACTAATCCAACCCCGATTGCGATCATGACAATGCCTTTCCAAATAGGACCGGTCCATAACAGATACGCGGCGACCGGGGCCCAGACTAATGCCGTGCCGCCAAAAGGTACCAGAGAAAGAATCGCGCTCAGGGCTCCCAAAAATATGGAAAACGGGACGCCCAAGGCCCAATAGGCAAGCCCTGCCGTGAAACCCTGTGCCAGAGCCGTGAGAAGGGTTCCTTGAACGACGGCGACCATCACATTGTCAAGGCGCTCCATGATGACGGCTTTATAGCTTTCTTCGATCGGGAGCGCTTCGTAAAATGCACGATAGAGATGATGCCCATCGCGAAACAGGAAGAACAGAGTAAACAGGATCACAAAGAAATCCATCACGAGATCAATGGCGTTTGTGGCCAACCCACCGACACTGGACAGCAAGACCCCGCTGACGGCTTTCCCTCCTTCAACCAGGTGCCCCTGAACGTCCCCATAGGCCAGAATAAGTCGGCCCAACAATTCTTGAGACACATTTCCGATCAGAGGCAGTCTGGCGACAAGTTCGGGCAGTCTTTCCAGTCCACCCTCCTGCACCCATGTCATGGCAAGCTGATAGGCGTTAATGGTCTCTGTCACCACGAGGAAGACCAGATACGCCACGGGCAAGACTGCAAGTAACATGACACTGAGTGTGCTGAGAGCCGCCGAAGCTGTCCTGTCTCCCAGCTTACGGGTTAGCCACTGATAGAGAGGATAGAAGAGACGAACCAATATCATGGCCCACAAAATAGGTGTCATGAAGGGGGCAAAAATTAGGGCCAACACGTACAGCAGGAGGGAACACAACAGAAGGAAGGCCGCTGAAAGAACTTGTGGAGACATTTATGTTGACGCCGCAAAGGGTGAGGGTAGCGACATATCTGAAGCCGTCCGCTTGGTCGATGAGTAGGAAACAATGATCATCATTAGGAGTACCTGAATGTTTTACTTCTGCAGTGTAACACTTCCCGTTCGCCTAGTATTTGCATTTTAGAAAACTTCTTAGGTTGAAATGTAGTCAGGCAAATTTTACTCTTATTTATGATAGGAACCGGCCCGTTCATTTATTATAGACAAATCATTAAGCGGAACCTCTAAAGTATCCACTTCCCTACACCTGGAATCCCATCGCATTAAGAGATCGGTTTTGACGGATGTTTTCAGATAGTACGGCCTGAATTTGTCTGTTGAAACATTCATAGCACTTAGTGAACTATGAAAAAGAATCTCCACAAGCCTTGATTTACTTATCCTTTTGCCATTTGCCGATTCTTTTAAGATTATTTTGAACTTCATGGATGTCCTTTCTCCAGTCGCGTCATGTATCTCCTGATGAGATTTTGCTTGTGTCCTCAACTGCCGCAGTGTCAAATTTCTATTCCAAGGGGAGCACCGCGAGGAGCACCGCTTTTTCTCGTCGCTGGATTAAATCGGGTATTGCCTGAGACGGTGATCCTATTTTCCGGAGAGATCCGGCAATCTGTTGGTCGGTCCTTCGAAGCAGACAATGATGGTAATAAAAACAGGATGTAATGCTATGTACTATAGACTCTATTCAGTAATCCTCGTAATCCTCATCATTGTCGTTTGGAGTGCGCGGGGTGCACCAGTGTGGTCCCAGGAACCCGTGGATAATTCAGAGGCCCCGACGGATTCACGACCCACCGATAAACCCCAGGAAATTGCGGTTGGAGTGGACAAAGTTGAAGACAGGCTTATCACACAACGACTTAGGGAAGTTTTCCAGAATTTGCCGGAGCTTGCCGATGTCGACATCGCGGTGAAGGCGGGGGTGGTACGTCTGTCGGGGCATACTTCCACCAAAGAAGCCCACGAACAGGCTCTTGAGCTTGCCGGACGCGTGGATGGTGTGGTCAGCGTGACAGATGAAATCACACAGAAACGGGAAGTCCGTGAACGGTTGACCGTCGTGCAGGAAAAAATGGTTGACCAACTCAATAATTTTATCTCCTATCTTCCCCTCCTCATCATCGGCTTCACCGTATTTCTTCTCTTCTGGTTCCTCGCATCCTTTATGACCAAATGGGATAACCTGTATGAAAAAATTACTCCACATGCGTTTTTACAATCATTAGCCAAACAAATCGTCCAAGGGGCCGTCATATTTATTGGCTTTGTCGTCATGCTCGAAATCCTGGACGCCACGGCTCTTTTGGGAACTATTGTTGGTGTAGCCGGAGTCATGGGCCTGGCCATAGGTTTTGCCCTCCGAGACACGGTGGAAAACTACATTGCCAGCATTCTGCTGAGTATCAGGCAACCCTTTCGGCCACTGGACCAAATTGTTCTGGAAAATTATGAAGGCCTGGTCATGAAACTAACCTCGCGGGAGACCATTCTCATGACGCTAGATGGAAATCATGTACGCATACCCAATGCGACGGTGTACAAAGGCATTATTCTCAACTATTCCCGGAACCCCAAACGGCGTTTCTCCTTTGAGGTCGGTATCGACACCGCTGTCAATATCGAGTCGGCGTTGCAATTGGCTATCAAAACTTTAGAGGAAACCCGCGGGGTGATTGCTGATCCTCCGGTCCGATGCGCGGTCGAGAAATTAGGCGATTCGAATGTGATCCTGAAAATGTTTGCATGGACGACCCAGGATCAATACGACTTCGGAAAGGTAAAAAGTGAAGCGATTCGTGCGGTGAAAGAGGCCTTTGATCTGGCCAATTATGAAATGCCAGAACCCATCTATCGTCTGAAGATGCAGGGGTATTCCCCCCTTGATGCCCAGGCCGTTTTTGACCGGACCGACCATACACAGGATGCTCCATCACCCGCTGCGCAATCAGATTCCCAAGCCGATGTCACCAAAGACAATCATATAGTTGAGCAAATTTCGAAAGATCGAGCGGATAATAAGGAAAGGGATTTATTGAAATCATAGATTTGAGTTTCGAAGGGCATTCTATTCGTCACCCTGGCTGGAGAAATTCCTACACCGCCCCCGTTCTCCATTCCATAACGCGTGAAACACAAGAGGAAAAGATATGAAAAAAAATCGGCAATCAGAGGTGGTAGTCATCACAGGGGCTTCTGCAGGTATCGGTCGAGCCACCGTTCGGGCTTATGCTCGCCGGGGGGCATCTATTGGTTTGCTGGCCCGTGGGCAGGAGGGATTGGAAGGAGCTCGTCGGGAGGTGGAAAAGCTAGGAGCGCAAGCTATCGTGGTTCCCACTGACGTGGCCGATCCCGAGCAGGTGGAATCAGCCGCAGTCACGGTAGAGAAGGCGTTTGGCCCGATCGACATTTGGATAAATAATGCCATGGTTTCCGTGCTCTCGCCGGTGAAAGACATGACGGCTGCAGAATTCCAGCGTGTGACCAACGTCACCTATCTCGGATATGTCTATGGAACCCTTTCAGCGCTTCGTCGGATGCTTCCACGGGATCGGGGTGTCATTATTCAAGTCGGCAGCGCGTTGACCTATCGTGCGATTCCACTTCAATCGGCTTACTGTGGTGCTAAACATGCTATCAAAGGATTCACGGAGTCGCTCCGATCGGAGCTGATTCACGATGGAAGTCAGGTCCGACTTTCCATGGTGCATTTGCCGGGAGTCAATACGACTCAATTTGGTTGGATTAAAAGCCGCCTTCCCTATGAGCCTCAGCCGGTCCCTCCCATTTATCAGCCGGAGGTGATGGCGCGGGCGATCGTCTGGGCGGCTGATCACGATCGTCGTGAGTTGTGGGTCGG
This region includes:
- a CDS encoding DUF3597 domain-containing protein, which codes for MSFFSKILDKLGFSGSEAQAAPAPQSPAPKTPAPQAAPASPAPSPGATVVDVKGKLEGLAASNPQKLNWKTSIVDLLKLLDLDSSFTARKELATELGCPADKMGDSAQMNMWLHKTVLQKLADNGGNIPKELLD
- a CDS encoding DNA topoisomerase IB produces the protein MTVKASPAPLDNPNISAKAAGLRYVTDECPGLVRKRAGKGFRYVGHNGRQVRNPHVLGRIKALAIPPAWQDVWICSNPDGHLQATGRDSKGRKQYRYHPQWRRIRDEAKYEHLTAFAQALPRIRRIVKRDLSQKGLPRTKILATIVRLLETSLIRVGNVAYARDNESFGLTTMRDRHVKVKGSTLTFQFKGKSGIDHAVDLTDPRLAKIVRQSQELPGYELFQYLDENGAKQSIESTDVNAYLREITGQDFTAKDFRTWAGTVLAARALQEFQSFDSQAQAKRNVVRAIESVAKRLGNTKAVCQKCYVHPHVLNAYMEGTLLQTLRKRVNRELSQSLRGLPAEEAAVLTLLQQQLKSEKRPNKNTSRNGKM
- a CDS encoding secondary thiamine-phosphate synthase enzyme YjbQ, translated to MDTLQVKTKNLKDIVNLTPKLNRIIQNADFQNGLCHVFLPHTTAALTTGEIGEGTEEDLLEVAEKIIPQINFRHAHDPSHAWSHMAGSLIGASLTLPVMDGELRLGTWQSVLLVELDGPRERQLVVSLAPTS
- a CDS encoding CocE/NonD family hydrolase, with protein sequence MLIDYTILDRITEIENTWITMSDGCRIAARIWLPKTADTEPVPAILEYIPYRKRDFMRSRDEPIHRYFAAHGYASIRVDIRGSGDSEGILHDEYSHQEHDDALEVITWIAKQPWCSGAIGMMGISWGGFNALQIAARNPSNLKAIMTLCSTDDRYADDAHYMGGCLLNENMQWGSMLTLYSALPPDPEIVGDQWWDMWQQRLNNLEPFPVVWMRHQSRDNYWKHGSVCENYDAIRCPVYAIGGWADGYTNAIPRLMTHLSCPKKSLIGPWAHVFPQDGVPGPAIGFLQEAVRWWNHWLKGEETGIMDEPAFRVWMQESQTPQPQYAVWPGRWVAEETWPSPRINEQRWFLEPGHLSPLPEKPTELSFCSPQTTGVRSGEWCGFGADGEMPRDQRPDDGGSLVFDSDPLTERLEVLGAPVVELDLCVNQPVAMIAVRLGEVAPDGSVLRVTYGLLNLTHRESHETPQPLEPGKWYQVRVQLNDFAHAFPPGSRIRLSLSTSYWPIAWPPPVPVTLTVRTGMSHVTLPVRPPRQEDEALRPFGPPEAAPGTPHKKLRQLSMRRTIEIDLASNEMVYTLRSDGGEFDGASHARIEEIDLDVGYTLFKRYRILEKDALSAQTELTQTAHLKRRDWSIWLECRTRLTATTETFQFAGELEAYHGDQLIKRHDWALAIPRSLL
- a CDS encoding mechanosensitive ion channel family protein, encoding MAENTDMTKSVGDAPQTIDLDPGVLVERIDGWVDGAFRMLPNIAVGLVVLLLFYGLGTFAGYLVRKQMARHSRDNLGEVLGSFVQWALVILGFLMAATIVLPTLKPGDLIAGLGVSSVAIGFAFKDILQNWLAGMLILLRQPFEINDQIEVKGREGTVERIETRATIIKTYDGQRIVIPNSDIYTNAVLVKTAHEKRRSQYDVGIGYGDSIEDALDVIREAVAGVANVQRDPPPEAFVWALDTSWVTIRARWWTESRRADVIQVQAEVLTAIKNALDKAGIDMPYETQVQLFHDQTESRDGDRAAQREGWPAPKDGTTQPRWKAEATRREALTMKSSQ
- a CDS encoding D-alanine--D-alanine ligase family protein, which translates into the protein MAKSFHRIGVITGDPRLTDPTKRNAQYNEEDTATHNAMKAAFQELSDYTFLFYDDHARLFEQLQQDRPDLVVNFCDTGFRNVPAQELNIPAYLEMLGIPYTGAPPSAMVICFDKAIVRLVAQSHGIPVPREYFIEGGASLEALPEFYPALIKPNAADGSVGITKDAVVRSPEEARTYLDWLRSTLPGRDALMQEYLPGPEYGIGVIGNLETGFCILPTLEVDFSRLPSGLDPILSFESKAYPDSPYWTDIKFKQAVLDPGLEDRMKDWVRILFRRFQLRDYARFDFRVGSDNMPKLMEVNPNPAWAYDGKLAFMAGFAGIKYGEMLHKILQAAITRQSVATN
- a CDS encoding HAD family hydrolase, whose protein sequence is MIQAVIFDVDGTPMDTNYLHVEAWARAFSVVKHPVPRAAIHRQIGKGSDLMLGALLTDEALHERANELHSQFFDELKDHTYPLPGAKEILATLSSQDIAIWLATSAKSEELEHHVQALGAKDKLAGLVSSADVESAKPAPDIFQLTLERAGCSPKESIVIGDTIWDIQSAQGCGLQTIAVRTGGAFSREELHAAGAVAVYQDCAELLASGFPTNFEAR